The following proteins are encoded in a genomic region of Pagrus major chromosome 16, Pma_NU_1.0:
- the LOC141010163 gene encoding KATNB1-like protein 1: MDSNSEDGDYPNLANAFQQDASQYRVTYTHGGNTNEVEDFNKKRFPVSRSSHNPGRVKRVVSCKRKTHHLTVARRKQLGTGRACDAANKENEMKCVQDMQQEIFDMDPWEFPLNVNNNHRTGRTGSEQADYCTLTELTRDHSTMTDVLFGRNLRLKVSLTLWQRNVGELLTYFLRIQDIGVFVDFLPLISKSIDEDSSRITIGCCVDLFPLVKKVLTNPYEEYLTVGLKWINSVLKNWGEELRASGYRGSTKLPSDKNFQVFNQQLLELWHQEPLLKSVPGTAGDMAKVIDSFLSQLT; encoded by the exons ATGGACTCCAACAGTGAAGACGGTGACTACCCAAATCTTGCAAATGCCTTTCAGCAGGATGCATCCCAGTACAGGGTGACCTATACTCATGGGGGAAACACAAACGAG gtgGAGGACTTCAACAAAAAGAG GTTTCCAGTGAGTCGCTCTAGCCACAACCCAGGCAGAGTGAAGCGGGTTGTGTCATGTAAGAGGAAGACCCACCATCTGACTGTGGCTCGGAGGAAGCAGCTCGGGACCGGGAGGGCTTGTGATGCTGCAAACAAGGAGAACGAGATGAAGTGCGTGCAGGACATGCAACAGGAGATATTTGACATGGACCCTTGGGAGTTTCCGCTAAATGTCAATAACAACCACAGGACTGGTAGAACTGGTTCTGAACAAGCCGACTACTGTACGCTCACTGAG CTCACAAGGGATCACAGCACAATGACTGATGTGCTCTTTGGAAGAAATCTGAGACTGAAAGTGTCTTTAACACTCTGGCAGAGAAATGTAGGAGAGCTGTTGACATACTTCCTGAG GATCCAAGATATTGGTGTGTTTGTTGATTTTCTCCCACTGATAAGCAAAAG TATTGATGAAGATTCTTCCAGGATCACTATTGGCTGTTGTGTTGACCTCTTTCCTTTAGTGAAGAAAGTCCTCACAAATCCATATGAAGA ATATCTTACTGTTGGTTTAAAGTGGATAAATTCAGTTTTGAAAAACTGGGGCGAGGAACTGAGAGCAAGTGGCTATCGTGGATCGACTAAACTTCCATCGGATAA AAATTTCCAGGTCTTTAATCAGCAGTTATTGGAGTTATGGCATCAGGAACCTTTGCTGAAATCCGTTCCAGGGACTGCAGGAGACATGGCAAAG GTCATTGATTCCTTCCTGTCTCAACTTACTTGA
- the LOC141010508 gene encoding fibrinogen-like protein 1-like protein yields MKCLSDWLPAVALLLLSVAAVDMKHLQAENLNMIPPDEHHLVLNRGMRVLPRDCHEMLMTSSGQARDGVYLIQPRDSAIVAYCAMQEGGWTVVQHITVNSSVNFDRTWVEYKLGFGHVTSDHWLGNEYLHQLTRGPGRYKLGVKLVDRDAITKMGEYDPVLVEDESSAYRLRLGLFQGTAVDALTLDTENYLHDNQRFTTKDRDNDNYFQNCAKLEFQGVPGGGWWYDACAGANLNRRNVIYWQKDCNKERLCKYAWMMVRPADTFKLIQSGDCKKDEL; encoded by the exons ATGAAGTGTTTGAGTGACTGGCTGCCAGCagtggccctgctgctgctcagcgtGGCTGCAGTTGACATGAAGCATCTCCAGGCTGAGAACCTGAATATGATTCCTCCAGATGAACATCACTTGGTCCTGAACCGAGGAATGAGAG TGCTACCCAGAGACTGCCATGAAATGCTGATGACATCTTCAGGCCAGGCCAGAGACGGGGTGTACCTGATCCAACCGCGCGACTCCGCCATCGTGGCCTACTGTGCCATGCAGGAGGGAGGCTGGACCGTGGTGCAGCACATCACCGTCAACAGCAGCGTGAATTTCGATCGTACCTGGGTGGAGTACAAGCTCGGTTTTGGGCATGTAACCAGCGATCACTGGCTTGGGAATGAATACCTTCATCAGCTCACCCGCGGCCCTGGGCGCTATAAACTTGGAGTGAAACTGGTGGACCGAGACGCCATCACCAAGATGGGGGAGTATGATCCAGTCCTGGTGGAGGATGAATCATCAGCATACAGACTGAGGCTGGGGTTGTTCCAGGGCACGGCTGTAGACGCTCTGACACTGGACACAGAGAACTACCTGCATGACAACCAGAGATTCACCACTAAAGACAGAGACAACGACAACTACTTCCAAAACTGTGCGAAGCTGGAGTTTCAAGGGGTGCCGGGAGGAGGGTGGTGGTACGATGCCTGCGCTGGTGCCAACCTCAATCGCAGGAACGTCATCTACTGGCAGAAGGACTGCAACAAGGAGCGGCTGTGCAAGTATGCATGGATGATGGTgagacctgcagacacattCAAACTGATTCAGAGTGGAGACTGCAAGAAGGATGAGCTATGA